One window of Alkaliphilus metalliredigens QYMF genomic DNA carries:
- the rpsG gene encoding 30S ribosomal protein S7 — translation MPRKGNVPKREVLADPIHGSMVVAKLINSVMLDGKKGTAQNIVYGAFDIIKERAEENPVEVFEKAMNNIMPVLEVKARRVGGANYQVPIEVRPERRQTLGLRWLVKYTRARGEKGMIEKLAKEIMDAANNTGSSVKKKEDTHKMAEANKAFAHYRW, via the coding sequence GTGCCAAGAAAAGGAAATGTACCTAAAAGAGAAGTGTTAGCCGATCCAATTCACGGAAGTATGGTAGTTGCAAAATTAATCAACAGCGTGATGTTAGACGGTAAAAAAGGAACTGCACAAAACATTGTTTATGGGGCTTTCGATATAATTAAAGAAAGAGCAGAAGAAAATCCTGTAGAAGTGTTTGAAAAAGCAATGAATAATATCATGCCTGTTTTAGAAGTAAAGGCTAGACGTGTTGGTGGAGCCAACTATCAAGTGCCAATTGAGGTTAGACCTGAAAGAAGGCAAACTTTAGGCTTAAGGTGGTTAGTGAAATACACAAGAGCTAGAGGCGAAAAAGGGATGATTGAAAAATTAGCTAAGGAAATTATGGATGCTGCAAACAACACAGGGTCCTCTGTGAAGAAGAAAGAAGATACACATAAAATGGCAGAGGCAAACAAAGCATTTGCACATTATAGATGGTAA
- the fusA gene encoding elongation factor G, with amino-acid sequence MPREFPLERTRNIGIMAHIDAGKTTTTERILFYSGTTRKLGETHEGASQMDWMDQEKERGITITSAATTCQWLNHRVNIIDTPGHVDFTVEVERSLRVLDGAVAVFCAKGGVEPQSETVWRQGDKYKVPRMAFVNKMDRQGADFFNVMQMMIDRLAANPVAVQLPIGSEEEFTGIIDLVKMEATIYLDDVGQETKIVEIPEELKELAVEYREKLVEAVSETSEELMMKYLEGEALTEEELVKGIRQGTINVQITPVYCGSAYKNKGVQLLLDGVVAYMPSPLDIPAISGIDADTQEEIERHADDSEPFSALAFKIMADPYVGKLAFFRVYSGTLDAGSYVLNSTKGKKERIGRILQMHANTRAEIPTVYAGDIAAAVGLKDTTTGDTLCDPTDAVILESMVFPEPVISVAIEPKTKAGQEKMGVALQKLAEEDPTFKTYTDEETSQTIIAGMGELHLEIIVDRMMREFKVEATVGKPQVAYKETITKAVEVEAKYAKQSGGRGQYGHVKIRMIPQEPGIGYEFTNSTVGGSIPREYVPAVDQGIQGAMVNGILAGYEVVDFKVELYDGSYHDVDSSEMAFKIAGSMAFKEGMRKASPALLEPYMKVEVVTPEDYMGDVIGDLNSRRGQIEGMESRSGAQVIKAFVPLSEMFGYSTDLRSKTQGRATYSMHFNHYAQVPASISEKIMTGK; translated from the coding sequence GTGCCAAGAGAATTTCCACTAGAAAGAACAAGAAATATCGGTATTATGGCTCATATTGATGCCGGAAAGACGACTACTACAGAGAGAATTTTATTTTACAGTGGTACAACACGTAAGTTAGGTGAAACCCATGAAGGTGCATCACAGATGGACTGGATGGATCAAGAGAAGGAAAGAGGTATCACAATTACCTCGGCTGCTACTACTTGTCAATGGTTGAACCATAGAGTTAACATCATTGATACACCAGGTCACGTGGACTTCACTGTAGAGGTAGAAAGATCTTTAAGAGTACTAGATGGTGCTGTAGCTGTATTCTGTGCTAAGGGTGGGGTAGAACCTCAATCTGAAACAGTATGGCGACAAGGAGATAAATATAAAGTTCCGAGAATGGCCTTCGTTAATAAAATGGATCGCCAAGGAGCAGATTTTTTCAATGTGATGCAAATGATGATAGATCGATTAGCCGCCAATCCTGTTGCAGTTCAATTGCCAATAGGTAGTGAAGAGGAATTCACAGGAATCATTGATCTTGTCAAAATGGAGGCAACTATATACCTTGACGATGTAGGGCAAGAAACGAAAATTGTAGAAATCCCTGAAGAGTTGAAGGAGTTAGCTGTAGAATACAGAGAAAAGCTTGTAGAGGCTGTTTCTGAAACAAGTGAAGAGTTAATGATGAAATATCTAGAGGGTGAAGCCTTAACAGAGGAAGAGCTTGTAAAGGGTATTAGACAAGGAACAATAAATGTTCAAATCACGCCAGTATATTGTGGTTCAGCTTACAAGAACAAGGGCGTGCAACTTCTTCTTGATGGTGTTGTTGCTTATATGCCTTCACCGCTCGACATTCCGGCGATTAGTGGAATTGATGCAGACACACAAGAAGAGATAGAAAGACATGCAGATGATAGTGAACCATTCTCAGCTTTAGCCTTTAAAATCATGGCGGATCCGTATGTAGGAAAATTAGCTTTTTTCCGCGTATACTCAGGAACCCTTGATGCAGGGTCTTATGTATTAAACTCTACTAAAGGGAAAAAAGAGAGAATTGGACGAATTCTTCAAATGCATGCCAACACAAGAGCGGAAATTCCAACAGTATATGCAGGCGATATCGCTGCAGCTGTAGGACTTAAGGATACCACAACTGGAGACACATTATGTGATCCAACAGATGCTGTTATCTTAGAATCAATGGTATTCCCAGAGCCTGTTATCTCTGTTGCCATTGAGCCAAAGACTAAGGCTGGTCAAGAAAAGATGGGCGTTGCTCTTCAAAAGCTTGCTGAGGAAGATCCGACATTTAAAACCTACACAGATGAAGAAACTTCTCAAACAATTATTGCAGGTATGGGTGAGCTTCACTTAGAAATCATCGTAGATAGAATGATGCGTGAGTTTAAAGTGGAAGCAACTGTGGGAAAACCACAGGTTGCTTACAAAGAAACAATCACAAAGGCAGTGGAAGTGGAAGCGAAATATGCCAAGCAATCTGGTGGTCGTGGACAATACGGACATGTTAAGATTCGTATGATACCTCAAGAGCCTGGTATTGGATATGAGTTTACTAACTCAACTGTTGGAGGATCCATTCCAAGAGAATACGTCCCAGCTGTTGACCAAGGAATTCAAGGTGCTATGGTAAATGGTATCTTAGCTGGTTATGAAGTTGTAGATTTCAAGGTAGAACTATATGATGGTTCTTATCATGATGTTGACTCTTCTGAAATGGCCTTTAAGATTGCCGGTTCAATGGCATTTAAAGAAGGTATGAGAAAAGCAAGTCCTGCATTACTTGAGCCATACATGAAGGTAGAAGTTGTGACACCTGAAGACTATATGGGAGACGTTATTGGAGATTTAAACTCTAGACGTGGACAGATAGAAGGTATGGAATCGAGATCGGGCGCACAAGTCATTAAAGCCTTTGTACCACTTTCTGAAATGTTTGGATATTCTACTGACCTTCGTTCAAAAACCCAAGGTCGCGCAACGTACTCTATGCACTTTAATCATTACGCTCAAGTACCTGCAAGCATCTCAGAAAAAATTATGACAGGTAAGTAA
- the tuf gene encoding elongation factor Tu, whose translation MGKAKFERSKPHVNIGTIGHVDHGKTTLTAAITITMHNRYGTGGAVAFDMIDKAPEERERGITISTAHVEYETDKRHYAHVDCPGHADYVKNMITGAAQMDGAILVCSAADGPMPQTREHILLSRQVGVPYIVVFLNKCDMVDDEELLELVEMEVRDLLNMYEFPGDDTPVIMGSALKALEDPAGPWGDKIVELFDAIDTWIPEPVRDTDKPFLMPVEDVFSITGRGTVATGRIERGIVKVQEEISLVGLSEAPRKLVVTGVEMFRKLLDQGQAGDNVGILLRGIQRDEIERGQVLAKTGSIQPHTKFMAEVYVLKKEEGGRHTPFFDGYRPQFYFRTTDVTGSIKLPEGVEMVMPGDNITMEIELISPIATEEGLRFAIREGGRTVGAGVVASIIE comes from the coding sequence ATGGGAAAAGCAAAATTTGAAAGAAGTAAACCACATGTTAATATTGGAACAATTGGTCACGTAGACCACGGTAAAACAACGTTAACAGCAGCAATCACAATCACAATGCACAACAGGTATGGGACAGGTGGAGCGGTAGCCTTCGATATGATCGATAAGGCACCAGAAGAAAGAGAAAGAGGAATCACAATTTCAACAGCTCACGTGGAGTACGAAACAGACAAGAGACATTATGCTCACGTAGACTGCCCAGGACATGCTGATTATGTAAAGAACATGATTACAGGAGCAGCACAAATGGACGGAGCGATTTTAGTTTGTTCAGCAGCGGATGGTCCAATGCCTCAAACAAGAGAGCATATCCTATTATCAAGACAAGTAGGTGTACCATACATCGTCGTATTCCTAAACAAGTGTGACATGGTAGATGACGAAGAATTACTAGAGTTAGTAGAGATGGAAGTAAGAGATCTATTAAACATGTATGAATTCCCAGGAGATGACACACCAGTAATCATGGGGTCAGCATTAAAAGCATTAGAAGATCCAGCAGGTCCATGGGGAGACAAAATTGTTGAATTATTCGATGCAATTGACACATGGATTCCAGAGCCAGTAAGAGATACAGATAAGCCATTCCTAATGCCAGTAGAGGATGTATTCTCAATTACAGGTAGAGGAACAGTAGCAACAGGAAGAATCGAAAGAGGAATTGTAAAAGTACAAGAAGAGATTTCTCTAGTTGGATTATCAGAAGCACCAAGAAAGCTAGTTGTAACAGGAGTAGAGATGTTTAGAAAGCTTCTAGATCAAGGACAAGCTGGAGATAATGTTGGAATCTTATTAAGAGGTATCCAAAGAGATGAAATCGAAAGAGGACAAGTATTGGCGAAGACAGGTTCGATTCAGCCACATACAAAGTTCATGGCTGAAGTATATGTATTGAAAAAAGAAGAGGGTGGAAGACATACGCCATTCTTTGATGGATACAGACCACAGTTTTATTTTAGAACAACAGACGTAACGGGATCAATTAAATTACCAGAAGGAGTAGAAATGGTAATGCCAGGAGATAACATCACAATGGAAATTGAACTGATTAGCCCAATTGCAACAGAAGAAGGATTAAGATTTGCTATCCGAGAGGGTGGAAGAACAGTTGGAGCTGGAGTTGTCGCTTCTATTATAGAGTAA
- the rpsL gene encoding 30S ribosomal protein S12 yields MPTINQLVRKGRKAVQEKSTAPALQKGFNSLKRKSTDLSAPQKRGVCTSVKTITPKKPNSALRKVARVRLTNGIEVSAYIPGIGHNLQEHSVVLIRGGRIKDLPGVRYHIVRGTLDTAGVANRMQGRSKYGAKRPKDKK; encoded by the coding sequence ATGCCAACAATTAACCAGTTAGTCCGTAAAGGAAGAAAAGCAGTTCAAGAGAAATCAACAGCTCCTGCTCTTCAAAAAGGTTTCAACTCTTTAAAGAGAAAATCAACTGATTTGAGCGCACCACAAAAAAGAGGTGTATGTACTTCAGTAAAGACCATCACACCTAAGAAGCCTAACTCTGCCTTAAGAAAAGTAGCAAGGGTTAGATTGACAAATGGGATTGAGGTAAGTGCATATATCCCAGGAATCGGACACAACCTGCAAGAACATAGTGTTGTTTTGATTAGAGGTGGAAGAATCAAAGATTTACCAGGAGTTAGATACCATATCGTAAGAGGTACATTAGATACTGCCGGTGTCGCAAACAGAATGCAAGGTAGATCTAAGTACGGTGCCAAAAGACCAAAAGACAAGAAATAA
- a CDS encoding ribosomal L7Ae/L30e/S12e/Gadd45 family protein — protein MLEKLQHAKKVIGIKETKKALKQGEVTVLYIAKDAAKNVVEPIEELAKEQNIAIVPVDSMKKLGQACGIDVAAAVAATIK, from the coding sequence ATGCTAGAAAAGCTACAACATGCAAAAAAAGTGATAGGAATAAAAGAAACAAAAAAGGCTCTAAAACAAGGTGAGGTTACAGTCCTTTATATTGCAAAGGATGCAGCTAAAAATGTTGTGGAACCAATTGAAGAATTAGCCAAAGAACAAAATATCGCTATTGTTCCAGTGGATTCAATGAAGAAGCTAGGGCAAGCATGCGGAATTGATGTAGCAGCAGCTGTGGCAGCCACAATAAAATGA